From Mastacembelus armatus chromosome 9, fMasArm1.2, whole genome shotgun sequence:
tgttgatatttttatGGGCagtagattattttttttactggtcCTTAACTAAAATCACTAAAACTAAAgtgaagcaaaaataaataaaagtcagtgGAACTACCTAAAACTGAATGGAAATTCTGTGCTGTAATGGCTTTTATTTAGCCGAAAAATTGTCTTACAAAAATTACTGGGCCCATAAGAGAGGTCAACAGAACTCAACCTCACTCCCAACTAATCAAGACATTGAATGTAAGACAAAAGACCTAACAAAGAACCCCCCAAGGGACATTTAAATTGGCTGATCAGACCAGAAACACACATGTGGATGAAAACCCTAATCAGTTCACACTAGACCATAAACTGCATAAAATAAATGGGGGGATAGATTTAGCAAAAAGTAATTGAAGATAAATCATAGTAGGCTActaagaaatgcaaaaaaaaaataacgcAAGTAAATGATATTATTAACTGAAACCTAACTCAACCTAAACCTCCTCTATGAAATGGCTGGAGCTGGTTCAGGCCATGGTGGAGTCATGGATGTCCCACCCAGATTTGACAGCAGGTCGACTGGGCCCAGGCTGCACAGCACCAGTAATGGAAAAAACACATGATTAATTCAAGCAAATAAGccaacagaaacacagtatGTTCATGTCATATGACAGCAAATTGTGTATGTGAggtgatgtgtgtatgtgcatggtGTTAGTGAGTCAGACGtgctaaatgaataaaatgaactgaaaatggATGCTGGGTTTACACTTTCCTTTAATTTTGTGGGAAGGGCAGCCATGACAAGTGTTAATTCAAAAATTATATCAAACATGACAACTCATTTGAAACTGGAAAAGTATTATAACTGTGCTGCGAACCCACAAATAGTGCCAAGaaggtttttaaatatttactgtaagtTCTCGAGAAATCTCTGTGTAAGTATTTAGAACAACAAACATTAgataacataaataaacaacactGCACTTTTGTACTTCTGTCTCAGTCCACCATGATACGCACAGCCCTGGGTATCTGGATCTTATCAGCAGTGGTCTACATAGGGAGAGGTGATCACCATGGTCATGCTCATGTCGAAGACCCGTCACATCAACACACTGTGCTGGACACCGTCACCAACACAGTCTCACTGGTGAAGTCAGCAAACAAAGAGTTTGCTTTCCATCTGTACAGGAAATTAGCAGCTCATGCTGACTCCCAAGGCAAGAACATCTTCTACTCCCCGGCCAGTATTTCTGTCGCCTTGGCTGCCTTGTCTGTAGGTGCACGGGGGGAGACCCACCAGCAGCTTTTCAGTGGCCTTGGTTTCAACAGCTCCCTACTGACGCAAGCAGATGTGAATCAGGCCTTCCATGCACTTCTCAGCAGGGATAACAGGACAGCTGAGGACGCCAGTGAAGGGACCGCTGTGTTTGTGGACAACCGCTTCAAGCCACAGCCTGAGTTCCTGGAGACCCTGAAGCAGTCCTACTTAGCCGAAGGATTCAATGTTGACTTCACCAAAACCACAGATAGTGCCAATACCATCAACAGCTATGTGTCAGAGAAGACCAGTGGGAAGATAGACAAGCTGGTTGAAAACTTGGATCCAAACACAGTCATGTATCTCATCAGCTACATCTACTACAAAGGTAAAAAGTCACATGACATGAGACCTGACTcgtctctctctcattctgagGACACACCTTTAAGTTTGATGTATCAACCAACATTTTACTTAATGGTTTTATCCCTGCTCTTCACCATCAAACAGGAAAGTGGGCAACTCCATTTGATCCTAAGAGCACCAGGGAGGACGAGTTCATGGTGGATGAGAACACAAAGGTTTGAAGTTGTCCTATTTATTCAGAATAAATATGAATTAGAATAATTCTGCATCATCAAATCTCCATCACACTGTTTATTTCCAATAAAAAGGCTTCATGTTCAAGTTGTCATTTTCCAGGTTCCAGTCCAGATGATGTATAGGGAGGATAGTTTTGATGTCTACTATGACCAGGCGATTAACACCTCAGTGCTCCACCTTCCCTTCAGCAGCTCCCACTCCATGCTGCTGATGTTGCCTGATAATATGGCAACACTGGAGAATGCCATTTGCCCAGCCCATATCACCAAATGGCTGAAGTGGATGAAGAACAGGTTGGGAGAGTCTAAAGTAATCTTGAAATTCTTGGCGTCTAGTAATGACGGTTTAAAACTGTATAAATCACTCATCTTTGTCCTGTCAGATGAGTTATTACTATCAGCTCAATcactgtatgtttgtctgtttcccGATTTTTTAGGAAATATGAAGTATATGTTCCAAAGTTATCAATCAAGACTTCCTACAAGCTGAATGATATTTTGACTGAAATGGGAATGGCAGACATGTTTAGTGATCGTGCAAATTTGACCGGCATTTCAGAGGCAGGCAAACTGGCAGTCTCAGAGGTAAGGCCAGTA
This genomic window contains:
- the LOC113138807 gene encoding hibernation-specific plasma protein HP-55-like isoform X1, with amino-acid sequence MRHIVSSSKQSTMIRTALGIWILSAVVYIGRGDHHGHAHVEDPSHQHTVLDTVTNTVSLVKSANKEFAFHLYRKLAAHADSQGKNIFYSPASISVALAALSVGARGETHQQLFSGLGFNSSLLTQADVNQAFHALLSRDNRTAEDASEGTAVFVDNRFKPQPEFLETLKQSYLAEGFNVDFTKTTDSANTINSYVSEKTSGKIDKLVENLDPNTVMYLISYIYYKGKWATPFDPKSTREDEFMVDENTKVPVQMMYREDSFDVYYDQAINTSVLHLPFSSSHSMLLMLPDNMATLENAICPAHITKWLKWMKNRKYEVYVPKLSIKTSYKLNDILTEMGMADMFSDRANLTGISEAGKLAVSEVVHQATLDVDEAGATAAGATGIGIELDSLQHVPVLKFCHPFMLAIIDRNTENMLFLGKITNPNK
- the LOC113138807 gene encoding hibernation-specific plasma protein HP-55-like isoform X2, with amino-acid sequence MIRTALGIWILSAVVYIGRGDHHGHAHVEDPSHQHTVLDTVTNTVSLVKSANKEFAFHLYRKLAAHADSQGKNIFYSPASISVALAALSVGARGETHQQLFSGLGFNSSLLTQADVNQAFHALLSRDNRTAEDASEGTAVFVDNRFKPQPEFLETLKQSYLAEGFNVDFTKTTDSANTINSYVSEKTSGKIDKLVENLDPNTVMYLISYIYYKGKWATPFDPKSTREDEFMVDENTKVPVQMMYREDSFDVYYDQAINTSVLHLPFSSSHSMLLMLPDNMATLENAICPAHITKWLKWMKNRKYEVYVPKLSIKTSYKLNDILTEMGMADMFSDRANLTGISEAGKLAVSEVVHQATLDVDEAGATAAGATGIGIELDSLQHVPVLKFCHPFMLAIIDRNTENMLFLGKITNPNK